The following proteins are encoded in a genomic region of Glycine soja cultivar W05 chromosome 17, ASM419377v2, whole genome shotgun sequence:
- the LOC114391682 gene encoding uncharacterized protein LOC114391682 encodes MVFMDQTGAKIGATLWQELFPEFEVMLHCGSAYVIQNIKVVENHSKYKVSRIPFLVYLVKTTSVKEAKHPMIPTNVHVITPFVDIIDGVAPRDTLVNVVGVVVEVIEHKTVNPTYRVTVKLRDNSDGDMILTV; translated from the exons ATGGTGTTCATGGACCAAACG GGTGCAAAGATTGGTGCCACTCTTTGGCAAGAACTGTTTCCTGAATTTGAGGTAATGTTGCATTGTGGTTCTGCATATGTGATTCAGAACATTAAGGTTGTTGAAAATCATTCTAAATACAAAGTGAGTAGGATTCCATTTTTGGTTTACTTGGTGAAAACTACTTCTGTGAAGGAGGCCAAACATCCTATGATTCCTACTAATGTCCATGTTATTACTCCATTTGTTGATATTATTGATGGGGTAGCACCACGTGACACTTTAGTTA atGTTGTTGGTGTTGTGGTCGAAGTCATTGAGCATAAAACAGTTAATCCTACATATAGAGTTACAGTCAAGTTGAGGGATAACAG TGATGGGGATATGATCTTGACCGTCTAG
- the LOC114391683 gene encoding uncharacterized protein LOC114391683, whose amino-acid sequence MHNDRPFGGKVIVFGGDFRQILPSLPRGSRSDIVHASINASYIWDHCQILKLTKNMHLQTNAAGTNSDDLKQFSDWLLDIGDGKLGETNDGYGKISIPDEFLIKDFNDPIQAIVETTYPNFLQNYGNRDFLQKRAILASTKDVVDSINDYVMSLIPSEEKEYCSVDKSDQLLNSAFGVLTPEFLNSLKTS is encoded by the coding sequence ATGCACAATGATAGACCTTTTGGAGGAAAGGTCATTGTTTTTGGTGGTGATTTCCGTCAAATACTGCCAAGTTTGCCAAGAGGTAGTCGGTCTGATATTGTGCATGCAAGTATAAATGCATCATACATATGGGACCATTGTCAAATTCTTAAATTGACAAAGAACATGCATTTGCAAACCAATGCTGCCGGTACCAATAGTGATGACCTAAAACAATTTTCTGATTGGCTACTAGACATAGGTGATGGCAAACTTGGGGAAACTAATGATGGTTATGGCAAAATCAGCATTCCTGATGAGTTTCTTATCAAGGACTTTAATGATCCTATCCAGGCAATTGTTGAGACAACATATCCTAACTTCTTACAAAACTATGGCAACAGAGATTTCTTGCAGAAAAGAGCTATTCTAGCCTCTACAAAAGATGTTGTTGATAGTATAAATGATTATGTCATGTCTTTGATACCCAGTGAGGAGAAAGAGTATTGTAGTGTTGATAAATCCGATCAACTACTCAATTCTGCATTTGGAGTTCTAACACCTGAATTTCTGAACTCATTGAAAACATCATGA